The Kordia sp. SMS9 genome window below encodes:
- a CDS encoding glycosyl hydrolase family 8: MILTILTSFLLFISCSDTFRSNYAYGKLPTNLETARIADTYTIWKDKYVTADGCPEGAKRILFDDMSHTVSEGIGYGMLISAMMKDKATFDAFYTYYNAHLDPNGLMHWKIDANGKRAGDNAATDADVDVAYALLLAHKLIGNESYLAEAKKIIKLIKKYMVEPKTYVLKAGDAWGGSMTTNPSYFAPAYFKVFAEVTNDDFWHKVSDTCYDILFKSWNSKTGLVPDWCKADGTTPADNVSWAKYEGKAYYYDAARTPWRIAKDYVWFGDERAEKYCNVVNRFIEKIGFPNITDGYNLNGSTFRTKKTSAFVGCFAVATLVSNNQQLIDAAYAENINTFNDSYFNDILRLLTLQMQHGMFVRYE; the protein is encoded by the coding sequence ATGATACTGACCATTCTGACTTCTTTTTTACTTTTTATAAGTTGTTCAGACACTTTTAGAAGCAATTATGCATATGGCAAGTTGCCAACCAATCTAGAAACAGCTCGTATAGCTGACACATACACGATTTGGAAAGATAAATATGTCACTGCTGATGGTTGTCCCGAAGGTGCCAAACGCATTCTTTTTGATGATATGTCGCACACAGTAAGCGAAGGTATTGGCTATGGCATGTTGATTTCTGCTATGATGAAAGACAAAGCAACTTTTGACGCTTTTTACACCTATTACAATGCACATTTAGATCCAAACGGATTGATGCACTGGAAAATTGATGCCAATGGAAAAAGGGCAGGCGATAATGCTGCGACCGATGCTGACGTTGATGTTGCATACGCGTTGTTATTAGCACACAAGTTGATTGGAAACGAGTCATATCTGGCGGAAGCCAAAAAAATCATAAAGTTGATCAAAAAGTATATGGTAGAGCCAAAAACCTACGTTTTGAAAGCAGGAGACGCTTGGGGCGGAAGCATGACTACCAATCCGTCCTATTTTGCACCTGCGTATTTTAAAGTTTTTGCAGAAGTAACCAACGACGATTTTTGGCATAAAGTAAGTGATACTTGTTACGATATTTTGTTTAAAAGTTGGAATTCAAAAACAGGTTTGGTACCCGATTGGTGTAAAGCAGATGGAACGACGCCAGCTGATAATGTAAGTTGGGCAAAATACGAAGGGAAAGCATATTACTATGATGCAGCAAGAACTCCGTGGCGCATTGCCAAAGATTATGTTTGGTTTGGTGACGAACGTGCTGAAAAATACTGTAATGTTGTCAACAGATTTATTGAAAAAATAGGTTTTCCTAATATTACCGATGGTTATAATTTGAATGGTTCAACTTTTAGAACTAAAAAGACAAGTGCTTTTGTTGGGTGTTTTGCTGTTGCGACTTTAGTGTCTAACAATCAACAATTAATTGATGCTGCTTACGCAGAAAACATCAATACCTTTAACGACAGTTATTTCAATGATATTTTGCGTTTATTGACTCTTCAAATGCAGCATGGAATGTTTGTGCGGTATGAGTGA
- a CDS encoding site-specific integrase — protein MASIKILLWKHDKKKNNTFPLAIRITKNRKTRYVFTGEYIKEKDWNEKEGLVKKSHPNSARLNNFLQKKLSEAHSIALDVETTDKSKTVKSIKKKIVNDNNADFFSIADMYLKNLEERKKFNQSNNDNGRLEIFKIYLGKEQLDFMDLDVTLLDKFKTYLIYKLKRSERTVANYMILIRTIYNMAIAQGVTDKNNYPFGRGKYQIKIPESEKIGLNREEIQLLENVDNITPAQQHALNVWLFSFYFAGIRVGDVLKLKWSDFKDNRLYYRMGKNKKLVSLKVPQKAQAIMNIYIKDKKKKTDFVFPNLKGVNLKDEKALGIRIKTITRNLNRRLAIVAEQLEIDKKLSMHIARHSFGNIAGDTIPIQMLQKLYRHSSITTTINYQQNFMHKETDDALDKVIGF, from the coding sequence ATGGCTTCGATAAAGATACTGCTTTGGAAACATGATAAGAAGAAAAACAACACATTTCCTCTGGCAATTCGTATTACAAAAAACAGAAAAACCCGCTATGTGTTTACAGGCGAATATATAAAGGAAAAAGATTGGAATGAAAAAGAGGGCTTGGTTAAAAAATCCCATCCCAATTCTGCGCGGCTGAATAATTTTCTGCAAAAGAAATTAAGTGAAGCGCACAGCATTGCTTTAGATGTCGAAACCACCGATAAAAGTAAAACCGTTAAATCTATTAAGAAGAAGATCGTCAATGATAATAATGCGGATTTTTTCTCTATTGCCGATATGTATTTGAAGAACTTAGAAGAACGCAAGAAGTTTAATCAAAGCAATAATGATAATGGACGATTAGAAATCTTCAAAATCTATCTTGGTAAAGAACAGCTTGATTTTATGGATTTGGATGTCACGCTCCTTGATAAGTTTAAAACCTATTTGATTTATAAGCTAAAACGTTCTGAACGCACCGTTGCAAATTATATGATCTTAATTCGTACGATTTATAATATGGCGATAGCACAAGGTGTTACGGATAAAAATAATTACCCGTTTGGGCGTGGTAAATATCAAATCAAAATTCCAGAGAGTGAAAAAATCGGATTGAACAGAGAAGAAATTCAACTTTTAGAGAATGTTGACAATATAACACCTGCGCAACAACACGCTTTGAATGTTTGGTTGTTCAGCTTTTATTTTGCAGGAATAAGAGTAGGGGATGTATTGAAACTCAAATGGTCTGATTTTAAAGATAATCGTTTGTATTACCGTATGGGAAAGAATAAGAAACTCGTTTCCTTAAAAGTACCACAAAAGGCACAAGCTATTATGAATATCTATATCAAGGATAAAAAGAAAAAAACAGACTTTGTGTTTCCGAATTTAAAAGGTGTAAACTTAAAGGATGAGAAAGCACTCGGCATACGCATAAAGACCATCACACGTAATTTAAACCGCCGTTTAGCCATAGTGGCGGAACAATTAGAGATTGATAAAAAGCTTTCCATGCACATCGCACGTCATAGCTTTGGTAATATTGCAGGCGATACGATTCCAATACAGATGTTGCAAAAATTGTATCGACATTCATCCATTACCACAACCATCAACTATCAGCAAAATTTCATGCATAAAGAAACTGATGATGCTTTGGATAAAGTGATTGGGTTTTGA
- a CDS encoding JAB domain-containing protein has translation MTKEFHTNISQITLQYQRKVKANERPKISSALRAYQLFRANWDDMTINLFEEFKILLLDRNNCCMGIVPIAKGGVSGVTVDPKLIFASALKARACGIILGHNHPSGGLKASSADKAITRKIVQGAHYLDISILDHLIVTDDEYYSMADDNLVSFTL, from the coding sequence ATGACAAAAGAATTTCACACGAATATCAGCCAAATCACCTTGCAATATCAGCGCAAAGTTAAGGCGAATGAGCGTCCCAAAATAAGTAGTGCTTTACGCGCTTATCAATTATTCCGTGCTAATTGGGATGATATGACCATTAACTTGTTTGAAGAATTTAAAATCTTGCTTCTTGATCGCAATAATTGCTGTATGGGGATTGTGCCGATTGCCAAGGGCGGTGTATCAGGTGTAACAGTTGATCCAAAACTTATTTTTGCCTCTGCGCTCAAAGCGCGTGCTTGTGGTATTATTTTAGGTCATAATCATCCATCGGGTGGCTTAAAGGCAAGCTCGGCTGATAAAGCCATTACGCGAAAAATTGTCCAAGGCGCGCATTATCTCGATATTAGTATTTTGGATCATTTGATTGTCACGGATGATGAATATTACTCTATGGCTGATGACAATTTAGTGTCGTTTACACTTTGA
- a CDS encoding helix-turn-helix domain-containing protein, whose product MEVVCLQEEAFYKLFDKVIEHISEKLQDQPRQWIDGVEAMDMLNIASKTTLQKLRDTGKIRFSQPQPRIILYDRNSINEYIESHAKDTF is encoded by the coding sequence ATGGAAGTTGTTTGTCTGCAAGAGGAAGCATTTTACAAGCTTTTTGATAAAGTGATTGAGCATATAAGCGAGAAATTACAAGACCAACCGCGTCAATGGATTGATGGTGTGGAAGCCATGGATATGCTCAATATTGCTTCAAAAACAACACTACAAAAATTACGTGACACAGGTAAAATTCGCTTTTCACAGCCACAACCCCGTATTATTTTATATGACCGAAATTCAATCAATGAGTATATTGAATCACACGCCAAAGACACATTTTAA